A single region of the Corallococcus caeni genome encodes:
- a CDS encoding regulatory protein RecX: protein MDDPTDRDTERRREPRKPKPPRKVSQRYLENAALHYLKRYAATVSQLKRVLMRRVDRSVKFHGGDRAEGVGWVDALAEKLIRNGLINDRTYAETRVHSLRASGRSARVITQKLRMKGVAPELVQEKLAEATQDVSEDAAALIWARKKRLGPYRRDLSTRAEHRQKDLAALARAGFSFAIAKRVIDGTADDLPSRD, encoded by the coding sequence ATGGATGATCCAACCGACAGGGACACCGAGCGCCGCCGGGAGCCTCGCAAGCCGAAGCCGCCCCGGAAGGTGTCGCAGCGCTACCTGGAGAACGCGGCGCTGCACTACCTCAAGCGCTACGCGGCCACGGTGAGCCAGCTCAAGCGTGTGCTGATGCGCCGGGTGGACCGCTCCGTGAAGTTCCACGGCGGTGACCGCGCGGAAGGAGTGGGCTGGGTGGACGCGCTGGCGGAGAAGCTCATCCGCAACGGCCTCATCAACGACCGGACCTACGCGGAGACGCGCGTGCACTCGCTGCGTGCGTCCGGCCGCAGCGCGCGCGTCATCACCCAGAAGCTGCGCATGAAGGGCGTGGCGCCGGAGCTGGTGCAGGAGAAGCTGGCGGAGGCCACCCAGGACGTGTCCGAGGACGCCGCCGCCCTCATCTGGGCGCGCAAGAAGCGGCTGGGTCCCTACCGGCGCGACCTCAGCACGCGCGCGGAGCACCGCCAGAAGGACCTGGCGGCGCTCGCTCGCGCGGGCTTCTCCTTCGCCATCGCGAAGCGCGTCATCGACGGGACGGCGGATGACCTGCCGTCCCGCGACTGA
- a CDS encoding acylase: MDGRNGRNGGARLLPLVALMCATACEPRTATPPAPEGPKASVKLAAGGLSATVRRTAHGIPHVLADDFAGVGYGYGYAFAQDNFCELMDALVTVNAQRSRYFGPDGEYLAALGSRYNNLKSDYFYQAIIDDGSVDALLAKPPPLGPSPDARELVRGYAAGINRYLAETGVDALPDARCRGGAWVRPITERDLYLRYYQLSLFASSLYFLDALVDAKPPSLLPDGTLPQPLPVPASLDRNVFPSSESLGLGSNAFGLGAQATRNGKGMLLANPHFPWEGSERFYEAHLTVPGKLNVSGVSLLGVPAILIGHNETLAWSHTVSTAYRFTPFELKLIPGAPTKYLYDGQIREMTTRTVTVQAKEANGTLTPRQHTFYRSHLGPMLEYPSGLMTWNGLTGYAFHDANATNLRLLDAFFAMDRAANVDELRTAQDTWQGIPWVNTIAADAQGRAYYADMSVVPHVSDAKLLRCVLSPIPLLVLQSAGLPVLDGSRSDCALGTDADAVEPGIFGPGSLPRLQRADYVTNSNDSYWLPNPAQPLTGFPRILGGEKNPRSLRTRLGLKMVQGRLAGTDGLEGQRFTLEQLQTVMFNNRNHSGELLRDAAVALCRRTPYVLMPDLTFEDLRPACPVLAAWDLKGDLDSRGELLWRVFVFSAVGVTGGPYLVPFNANDPVNTPRTLNTLNPQVAQALGTAIRTLRERGVPLDAATGSVQGKRKNGIFYPVHGCSHDEGCFNQIANQIAPDGTYEPVLGSSFVMAVSFTDAGPVAKSVLTYSQSSNPASPWYADQTAMFSQKQWVDRRYTEAEIAADPALTVTHLQE; this comes from the coding sequence ATGGACGGACGTAACGGAAGGAACGGCGGCGCCCGGCTGCTGCCGCTGGTGGCGCTGATGTGCGCCACGGCGTGCGAGCCGCGCACCGCGACGCCCCCGGCGCCGGAAGGCCCCAAGGCGTCGGTGAAGCTGGCGGCGGGCGGCCTCTCCGCCACGGTGCGCAGGACGGCGCACGGCATCCCCCACGTGCTGGCGGACGACTTCGCGGGCGTGGGCTACGGCTACGGCTACGCGTTCGCGCAGGACAACTTCTGCGAGCTGATGGACGCGCTGGTGACCGTGAACGCGCAGCGCTCGCGCTACTTCGGGCCGGACGGCGAGTACCTGGCGGCCCTGGGCAGCCGGTACAACAACCTCAAGAGCGACTACTTCTACCAGGCCATCATCGACGACGGCTCGGTGGACGCGCTGCTGGCGAAGCCGCCGCCCCTGGGGCCCTCCCCGGACGCGCGCGAGCTGGTGCGGGGCTACGCGGCGGGCATCAACCGCTACCTCGCGGAGACCGGCGTGGACGCGCTGCCGGACGCGCGCTGCCGGGGCGGCGCGTGGGTGCGCCCCATCACCGAGCGCGACCTGTACCTGCGCTATTACCAGCTGAGCCTCTTCGCCAGCTCCCTGTACTTCCTGGACGCGCTGGTGGACGCGAAGCCGCCGTCCCTGCTGCCGGATGGCACGCTGCCGCAGCCGCTGCCCGTTCCCGCGTCGCTGGACCGCAACGTCTTCCCGAGCTCCGAGTCGCTGGGCCTGGGCAGCAACGCCTTCGGCCTGGGCGCCCAGGCCACGCGCAACGGCAAGGGCATGCTGCTGGCAAACCCGCACTTCCCCTGGGAGGGCTCGGAGCGCTTCTACGAGGCGCACCTCACCGTGCCGGGCAAGCTCAACGTCAGCGGCGTGAGCCTGCTGGGCGTGCCCGCCATCCTGATTGGCCACAACGAGACGCTGGCCTGGAGCCACACCGTCTCCACCGCGTACCGCTTCACGCCGTTCGAGCTGAAGCTCATCCCGGGCGCTCCGACGAAGTACCTGTATGACGGGCAGATCCGCGAGATGACCACCCGCACCGTGACGGTGCAGGCGAAGGAGGCGAACGGGACGCTCACGCCGCGCCAGCACACCTTCTACCGCTCGCACCTGGGCCCCATGCTGGAGTACCCCTCCGGCCTGATGACGTGGAACGGCCTCACCGGCTACGCGTTCCACGACGCCAACGCCACCAACCTGCGCCTGCTGGACGCCTTCTTCGCCATGGACCGCGCGGCGAACGTGGACGAACTGCGCACGGCGCAGGACACCTGGCAGGGCATCCCGTGGGTGAACACCATCGCCGCGGACGCGCAGGGCCGCGCGTACTACGCGGACATGAGCGTGGTGCCGCACGTCAGCGACGCGAAGCTCCTGCGCTGCGTGCTGTCCCCCATCCCGCTCCTGGTGCTCCAGTCCGCGGGGCTGCCGGTGCTGGACGGCTCGCGCTCCGACTGCGCCCTGGGCACGGACGCGGACGCGGTGGAGCCGGGCATCTTCGGCCCCGGGAGCCTGCCGCGCCTCCAGCGCGCCGACTACGTCACCAATTCCAACGACAGCTACTGGCTGCCCAACCCCGCCCAGCCGCTCACCGGCTTCCCGCGCATCCTGGGCGGTGAGAAGAACCCGCGCAGCCTGCGCACGCGCCTGGGCCTGAAGATGGTGCAGGGCCGCCTGGCGGGCACGGACGGCCTGGAGGGCCAGCGCTTCACGCTGGAGCAGCTCCAGACGGTGATGTTCAACAACCGCAACCACTCCGGAGAACTGCTGCGCGACGCCGCGGTGGCGCTGTGCCGCCGCACGCCCTACGTGCTGATGCCGGACCTCACCTTCGAGGACCTGCGCCCCGCCTGCCCCGTGCTGGCCGCGTGGGACCTCAAGGGCGACCTGGACAGCCGGGGCGAACTGCTCTGGCGCGTGTTCGTCTTCAGCGCGGTAGGCGTCACGGGCGGGCCGTACCTGGTGCCCTTCAACGCGAACGACCCCGTCAACACGCCGCGCACGCTCAACACCCTGAACCCGCAGGTGGCCCAGGCGCTGGGCACCGCCATCCGCACGCTGCGCGAGCGCGGCGTCCCGCTGGACGCGGCGACGGGCTCCGTGCAGGGCAAGCGCAAGAACGGCATCTTCTACCCGGTGCACGGCTGCAGCCACGACGAGGGCTGCTTCAACCAGATCGCCAACCAGATCGCTCCGGACGGCACCTACGAGCCCGTCCTGGGCTCCAGCTTCGTCATGGCCGTGTCCTTCACGGACGCGGGGCCCGTGGCGAAGTCCGTGCTCACCTACTCCCAGTCCTCGAACCCGGCCTCGCCCTGGTACGCGGACCAGACGGCGATGTTCTCCCAGAAGCAGTGGGTGGACCGGCGCTACACGGAGGCGGAGATCGCCGCGGACCCGGCGCTGACCGTCACGCACCTCCAGGAGTAG
- a CDS encoding YybH family protein → MKRMFAGALVVAALGTLGCGGAKASGPGAEAGASAGTARQSVEDVRGGLRAADQAMSDAAQKSGSAQAFADFVADDAVLLVDGVYAQKGREAIRAWLAAHPLEAEGKVRWTPVRWDVSADGTLGYSLGNVSVESGGTSVRPTGRYITAWKRQPDGQWRVVVAVHNASKTAMTPPAGFTPSSTLPAPEPRAMAPAQVLEEAKAADRAFSAQSTSEGMGKAFTAYAAEDAVLPLGSTGIFGHDAVAKAYAPFTLDKIDLRWEPVLGDAAGSGDLAYTVGRAIATGKDEKGQPEVDHVKYLTVWRRQADGQWRYVADGGNSSPGPQGP, encoded by the coding sequence ATGAAAAGGATGTTCGCGGGCGCGCTCGTCGTCGCGGCGTTGGGGACCCTGGGGTGCGGTGGGGCGAAGGCCTCCGGGCCGGGCGCGGAGGCCGGCGCGAGCGCAGGCACGGCGCGGCAGTCGGTGGAGGACGTGCGCGGGGGCTTGAGGGCGGCGGACCAGGCCATGTCGGACGCGGCCCAGAAGTCCGGCTCGGCGCAGGCGTTCGCGGACTTCGTCGCGGACGACGCGGTGCTGCTGGTGGACGGCGTGTACGCGCAGAAGGGCAGGGAGGCCATCCGCGCGTGGCTGGCCGCGCACCCGCTGGAGGCGGAGGGCAAGGTGCGCTGGACGCCGGTGCGCTGGGACGTCAGCGCGGACGGCACGCTGGGGTACTCGCTGGGCAACGTGTCGGTGGAGTCGGGCGGCACATCGGTGCGGCCGACCGGGCGCTACATCACCGCGTGGAAGCGCCAGCCGGACGGGCAGTGGCGCGTGGTGGTGGCGGTGCACAACGCCTCCAAGACGGCGATGACGCCGCCCGCGGGCTTCACGCCGTCGTCCACGCTGCCGGCGCCGGAGCCGCGCGCGATGGCGCCCGCGCAGGTGCTGGAGGAGGCGAAGGCCGCCGACCGCGCGTTCTCCGCCCAGTCCACGTCCGAGGGCATGGGCAAGGCCTTCACCGCCTACGCCGCCGAGGACGCGGTGCTGCCGCTCGGGTCCACCGGCATCTTCGGCCATGACGCCGTCGCGAAGGCGTACGCGCCGTTCACGCTCGATAAAATCGACCTGCGCTGGGAACCGGTGCTGGGGGACGCGGCGGGCTCCGGCGACCTCGCGTACACGGTGGGCCGCGCCATCGCCACCGGCAAGGATGAGAAGGGTCAGCCGGAGGTGGACCACGTGAAGTACCTCACCGTCTGGCGCCGGCAGGCCGACGGCCAGTGGCGCTACGTCGCCGACGGCGGCAACTCCAGCCCCGGCCCGCAGGGGCCGTGA
- a CDS encoding glycoside hydrolase family 6 protein — translation MRSLRFMRRLSLPLMPLFALAACGPSEPVTSEPPALTAQEAALTELLVNGTFSSGTVAPWWNNASTPSYVESGRWRVDVAANTANPWDAIVGQSGLTLTAGKTYTLAFTATATATITARATVQQEVAPYASTLTQSFTLDGTSRRFTFPFTSSFSSGQGQVTFQLGGRANAVTVRLDDISLSTESGTGSGPVAMTSGFYVDPNSNPAVWARNNSGDGRAARINASVASKPMARWFGNWSGDITQAVSSYVAAADAADKLPVLVAYNIPGRDCGSHSGGGAGSPDAYRAWIAAFAAAIGNRPAVVIVEPDGVAQLDCLPNDTERATRLSLLRYASEQLRDRATNTWTYLDGGNAHWIPADTMAQRLESAGVRNVRGFSLNVSNFYPTAESSTYGNAVNAALNSRYGYTRQYVVDTSRNGNGSNGEWCNPAGRKLGVPSQTGGGAEMLLWVKTPGDSDGQCGIAPGTPAGQFSPDLATRLIDGT, via the coding sequence ATGCGTTCCCTCCGGTTCATGCGTCGGCTGTCGCTTCCGCTCATGCCGCTGTTCGCGCTCGCGGCCTGTGGTCCCTCCGAGCCCGTCACCTCCGAGCCTCCCGCGCTCACCGCGCAGGAGGCCGCGCTCACCGAATTGCTCGTCAACGGCACCTTCAGCTCCGGCACGGTGGCGCCTTGGTGGAACAACGCCAGCACGCCGTCGTATGTGGAGAGCGGCAGGTGGCGCGTGGACGTGGCGGCGAACACGGCCAACCCCTGGGATGCCATCGTCGGGCAGAGCGGCCTGACGCTCACCGCCGGGAAGACGTACACGCTGGCGTTCACCGCCACCGCCACGGCCACCATCACCGCGCGCGCCACCGTGCAGCAGGAGGTGGCGCCGTACGCGTCCACGCTCACGCAGTCCTTCACGCTGGACGGCACGTCGCGCCGGTTCACCTTCCCGTTCACGTCGTCGTTCTCGTCGGGCCAGGGGCAGGTGACGTTCCAGCTGGGCGGCCGTGCCAACGCCGTCACCGTGCGGCTGGATGACATCTCCCTCTCCACGGAGAGCGGCACGGGCTCCGGCCCGGTGGCGATGACGAGCGGCTTCTACGTGGACCCCAACTCCAACCCGGCCGTGTGGGCGCGCAACAACAGCGGGGACGGCCGCGCGGCGCGCATCAACGCGTCCGTCGCCTCGAAGCCCATGGCCCGCTGGTTCGGCAACTGGAGCGGCGACATCACCCAGGCGGTGTCCAGCTACGTGGCCGCGGCGGACGCGGCGGACAAGCTGCCCGTATTGGTGGCCTACAACATCCCCGGCCGTGACTGCGGCAGCCACTCCGGCGGCGGGGCCGGCAGCCCGGACGCGTACCGCGCCTGGATTGCCGCCTTCGCGGCGGCCATCGGCAACCGGCCCGCGGTGGTCATCGTGGAGCCGGACGGCGTCGCGCAGCTCGACTGCCTCCCCAACGACACGGAGCGCGCCACGCGCCTGAGCCTGCTGCGCTACGCCTCCGAGCAGCTGCGCGACCGAGCCACCAACACCTGGACGTACCTGGACGGCGGCAACGCGCACTGGATTCCCGCCGACACCATGGCGCAGCGCCTGGAGTCCGCGGGCGTGCGCAACGTGCGCGGCTTCTCCCTCAACGTCTCCAACTTCTACCCCACGGCGGAGTCCTCCACGTACGGCAACGCGGTGAACGCCGCGCTGAACAGCCGCTACGGCTACACGCGGCAGTACGTCGTGGACACCAGCCGCAATGGCAACGGCTCCAACGGCGAGTGGTGCAACCCCGCGGGCCGCAAGCTGGGTGTCCCCTCGCAGACGGGCGGCGGCGCGGAAATGCTCCTGTGGGTGAAGACGCCGGGGGACTCGGATGGCCAGTGCGGCATCGCGCCGGGCACGCCCGCCGGACAGTTCAGCCCGGACCTGGCCACCCGCCTCATCGACGGCACCTGA
- a CDS encoding alginate lyase family protein, translated as MTMDTRWLRTLVLGVVMGGAACGPEDAMEPALAQSEAEATALPTAGGGIFITAAELTRARTRATATTEPYAENARILKGRADAALTATPRPFRMTDVSTITYHWCSPDTDGIDNSLADATGKFTDDADRMRTLALQYAVGGDSKYAARAALFLKTWASQHTPVNLHDLHVDYAAAKLDGQTADYCSDRPWNFALDGIFQAYGLINASDAYVLLKRNGYALPAADDTAVREWLRKTAEAVNSSFQAWTRWADAHPTSSAFTRYRSDNHLSWGLAGLMAASVALQDNALAGYVMDGTAWTDRRNGAYANPSFIKDVINRAIESGTGTANEGRVYEEKILRDPPIGYSLFHLWALSLIARTAEVNYARPGFWDYAGAGGGSIHKAYTRYAAFILGERASPQASEGPPKDYRWLYELGFTKWREARLKSVIEVGTRNQYIVQSIGPVTLVVGEAL; from the coding sequence ATGACGATGGATACACGGTGGCTGCGGACCCTGGTGCTGGGAGTGGTGATGGGCGGCGCGGCCTGCGGGCCGGAGGACGCGATGGAGCCAGCCCTGGCACAGTCCGAAGCCGAGGCCACGGCGCTGCCCACGGCGGGCGGCGGCATCTTCATCACGGCCGCGGAACTGACCCGCGCGAGGACGCGGGCCACCGCCACGACGGAGCCGTACGCGGAGAACGCTCGCATCCTGAAGGGCCGCGCGGACGCGGCGCTGACGGCCACGCCCAGGCCGTTCCGGATGACGGACGTCTCCACCATCACCTACCACTGGTGCTCGCCGGACACGGACGGCATCGACAACTCGCTGGCGGACGCAACGGGCAAGTTCACGGACGACGCGGACCGGATGCGCACGCTGGCGCTCCAGTACGCCGTGGGCGGGGACTCGAAGTACGCGGCGCGCGCGGCGCTGTTCCTGAAGACGTGGGCGTCACAGCACACGCCCGTGAACCTGCACGACCTGCACGTGGACTACGCGGCGGCGAAGCTGGACGGCCAGACGGCGGACTACTGCTCCGACCGCCCGTGGAACTTCGCGCTGGATGGCATCTTCCAGGCGTACGGCCTCATCAACGCCAGCGACGCGTACGTGCTGCTCAAGCGCAACGGCTACGCGCTGCCCGCCGCGGACGACACGGCCGTGCGCGAGTGGCTGCGCAAGACGGCGGAGGCGGTCAACTCCAGCTTCCAGGCCTGGACGCGCTGGGCGGACGCGCACCCCACCTCCAGCGCCTTCACCCGCTACCGCTCCGACAACCACCTCAGCTGGGGCTTGGCGGGCCTGATGGCCGCGTCCGTGGCGCTGCAGGACAACGCGCTGGCGGGCTACGTGATGGACGGCACGGCGTGGACGGACCGCCGCAACGGCGCGTACGCGAACCCGTCCTTCATCAAGGACGTCATCAACCGCGCCATCGAGTCCGGTACGGGCACGGCCAACGAGGGCCGCGTCTACGAGGAGAAGATCCTCCGGGATCCGCCCATCGGCTACTCACTCTTCCACCTGTGGGCCCTGTCGCTCATCGCGCGCACCGCGGAGGTGAACTACGCGCGGCCGGGCTTCTGGGACTACGCGGGCGCGGGCGGCGGCAGCATCCACAAGGCGTACACGCGCTACGCGGCCTTCATCCTGGGCGAGCGCGCCTCGCCCCAGGCCTCGGAAGGCCCGCCGAAGGACTACCGGTGGCTGTACGAGCTGGGCTTCACGAAGTGGCGGGAGGCGCGGCTGAAGAGCGTCATCGAGGTGGGCACGCGCAACCAGTACATCGTCCAGAGCATCGGCCCCGTCACGCTGGTGGTGGGCGAAGCCCTCTAG
- a CDS encoding FadR/GntR family transcriptional regulator → MAYVEEQLEQDIALGRLPRNGRLASERVMARWYGVSRGTVREALRRLAARGLVVQHPGRQARAVALDESLTLENLGLALHAAHSEEGRRLLEGFFSLKRQVLVELLAECCARASESQVSQLEASCYALWDAARWHPGERCAQLEFELLRLAAQAAARPGHLLLIQSLQRAFRGIGARLLPFMGGEPLREWAICAMQALGERDMQALQHQLPVLLKTCDERVLDQFTTRPQEQVAPEAAPEALTSVETHEPDNPVSDAGQAAAFEGGSCIETADSSDPLFATEQDEGLEASSCVEERGIGIHLQANAAPVAAPCALVQAVSMEPDSEVPGFTAAPGPAPREPGGEGTGGIQLKAPPINSCGRPHGATCDADGLISGDTDPPVH, encoded by the coding sequence GTGGCGTACGTGGAGGAGCAGCTCGAGCAGGACATCGCGCTGGGGCGGCTGCCGAGGAACGGACGGCTCGCCTCGGAGCGGGTGATGGCGCGCTGGTATGGCGTGAGCCGGGGCACGGTGCGCGAGGCCTTGCGGCGGCTGGCGGCACGGGGGCTGGTGGTGCAGCACCCCGGACGCCAGGCGCGAGCGGTGGCGCTGGACGAATCGTTGACGCTGGAGAACCTGGGCCTGGCGCTGCATGCCGCGCACTCCGAGGAGGGCCGGCGGCTGCTGGAGGGCTTCTTCAGCCTCAAGCGGCAGGTGCTGGTGGAGCTCCTGGCCGAATGCTGTGCGAGGGCCTCCGAGTCGCAGGTAAGCCAGTTGGAGGCTAGCTGCTACGCGCTCTGGGACGCAGCGCGCTGGCACCCCGGAGAGCGCTGCGCCCAGTTGGAGTTCGAGTTGCTGCGGCTGGCGGCCCAGGCGGCTGCACGTCCCGGGCACCTGCTCCTCATCCAGTCGCTGCAACGGGCCTTCAGGGGCATTGGGGCCCGGCTGCTGCCCTTCATGGGCGGTGAGCCGCTGCGCGAATGGGCCATTTGCGCGATGCAGGCGTTGGGTGAGCGCGACATGCAGGCGCTTCAGCACCAACTGCCGGTGTTGCTGAAGACGTGTGATGAGCGGGTGCTCGACCAATTCACCACACGTCCTCAGGAGCAAGTCGCTCCCGAGGCCGCGCCCGAGGCGCTCACCAGCGTTGAGACGCATGAGCCTGACAATCCCGTATCAGATGCCGGACAGGCCGCGGCATTCGAGGGGGGCTCCTGCATTGAGACGGCTGATTCCAGCGACCCTCTCTTCGCTACCGAGCAGGATGAGGGGTTGGAGGCAAGCTCCTGCGTTGAGGAGCGTGGCATTGGCATCCACTTGCAAGCCAATGCGGCGCCTGTCGCTGCCCCCTGCGCCCTCGTACAGGCTGTCTCAATGGAGCCCGACAGCGAGGTACCGGGGTTTACAGCCGCTCCGGGGCCCGCCCCCCGCGAACCCGGTGGGGAGGGCACTGGAGGAATCCAGCTGAAGGCGCCACCCATCAATTCCTGCGGGCGCCCCCATGGGGCGACGTGCGACGCCGACGGCTTGATTTCTGGCGACACAGACCCACCGGTCCACTGA
- a CDS encoding protein kinase domain-containing protein — MANRNDRDDGPSAPGSAPRVSTSRESYGTGRGNAPATGRGGAESSAPSRGAGGESQRLSSRQVGRFVPLKVLGQGGMGVVYAAYDPDLDRKVALKLLRVKGGHEDLDQGRARLLREAQAMARISHPNVIPVFEVGQWDQQIYVAMALVDGGTLRDWTKAKPRTWQDLLDKYLAAGRGLEAAHVAGLVHRDFKPANVLVGKDGRVYVTDFGLARPMGEVEDDEDAGERTRPVGDDSPLNSQLTQAGLVMGTPAYMSPEQFRGELLDSRSDQFSFCAALYRALYGIRPFDPDELSRVASQLRARGGAEDEPGVTEAAAVQVLPPSPILEPPRESKVPAWVRRALMKGLSLEPRDRFRSMEELLTVLGQRERRALLQRRAGAAVAATVVLGVAGGVAWSRSQVCEGAADLVAERWGPDAREKVTQAFLATKSPVAQDMARRVGEVLDGYGAEWAKQHTVACEDTRVREVQTEALLSQRFVCLERRRKDLGALVATLQTADVALVDKSLDAAWALPAPGDCADVEALTELQPRPADPAKRAELETLEGQLAEVKARVDLSRMPKALELAKAAEARVLATGYLPLMAELRFHLGWAQAVLGDKAAGGAVLEQAVYDAEAGRADRLAVSVMNKLLYVDGEQEQFALAQRWGRLGEATLKRVGGDAVLESDLKVNAANLALMQDHPDDALKLLEQASGLLAKALPEGHPKRARVAFTLGRTLLETGKSAQAVTVLKDALAQTEKAMGPVHLDTARRHQALSMALRDQKDFTGALEHARVSVALHRTLLGAQSVKLAEALDEEGMSLLALKRYPEALRDYEEALKVKQDKLGPDDELVYYSLDGVGQALMGLGRTRDAIAPLKQALSFKDAQEDSLGESGFALAQALWTEGEKEAARDAASQALTRFTSAGRTAQSKDVEDWLSARPAPVVKAVPVSATRGGKRRR, encoded by the coding sequence ATGGCGAACCGGAATGACAGGGACGACGGGCCTTCGGCGCCTGGCTCCGCACCGCGCGTTTCGACGTCGCGGGAATCCTACGGTACGGGTAGAGGCAATGCACCCGCGACGGGGCGGGGCGGGGCGGAGTCCTCGGCGCCTTCGCGTGGGGCGGGGGGCGAGTCGCAGCGCCTTTCGTCGCGGCAGGTGGGCCGGTTCGTCCCGCTGAAGGTGCTGGGGCAGGGGGGCATGGGGGTGGTGTACGCCGCCTATGACCCGGACCTGGACCGCAAGGTGGCGCTGAAGCTCCTGCGGGTGAAGGGCGGCCACGAGGACCTGGATCAGGGGCGGGCGCGGCTGTTGCGCGAGGCGCAGGCCATGGCGCGCATCTCCCACCCCAACGTCATCCCCGTCTTCGAGGTGGGGCAGTGGGACCAGCAGATCTACGTGGCGATGGCGCTGGTGGACGGCGGCACGCTGCGCGACTGGACGAAAGCAAAGCCCCGCACGTGGCAGGATCTCCTGGACAAGTACCTGGCGGCGGGCCGGGGCCTGGAGGCGGCGCACGTGGCGGGGCTGGTGCACCGCGACTTCAAGCCGGCCAACGTGCTGGTGGGCAAGGACGGGCGCGTCTACGTCACGGACTTCGGGCTGGCGCGGCCCATGGGGGAGGTGGAGGACGACGAGGACGCCGGCGAGCGCACGCGGCCGGTGGGGGATGACTCGCCGCTGAACTCGCAGCTCACGCAGGCGGGGCTGGTGATGGGCACGCCCGCCTATATGTCGCCGGAGCAGTTCCGGGGCGAGCTGCTGGACTCGCGGTCGGACCAGTTCAGCTTCTGCGCGGCGCTGTACCGCGCGCTGTACGGCATCCGCCCGTTCGACCCGGACGAGCTGTCGCGGGTGGCGTCCCAGCTGCGGGCCCGGGGCGGGGCGGAGGACGAGCCGGGCGTGACGGAGGCCGCGGCGGTGCAGGTGCTGCCGCCGTCGCCCATCCTGGAGCCGCCGCGCGAATCGAAGGTGCCGGCCTGGGTGCGCCGCGCGCTGATGAAGGGGCTGTCGCTGGAGCCGCGCGACCGCTTCCGCTCCATGGAGGAGCTGCTGACGGTGCTGGGGCAGCGGGAGCGGCGGGCCCTGCTGCAACGCCGCGCGGGCGCCGCGGTGGCGGCCACGGTGGTGCTGGGCGTGGCGGGCGGGGTGGCGTGGTCTCGCTCCCAGGTGTGCGAGGGCGCGGCGGATCTGGTGGCGGAGCGCTGGGGGCCGGACGCGCGGGAGAAGGTGACGCAGGCGTTCCTCGCGACGAAGAGCCCGGTGGCGCAGGACATGGCGCGCCGGGTGGGCGAGGTGCTGGACGGCTACGGCGCGGAGTGGGCGAAGCAGCACACGGTGGCGTGCGAGGACACGCGCGTGCGCGAGGTGCAGACGGAGGCGCTCTTGTCCCAGCGCTTCGTGTGCCTGGAGCGGCGGCGCAAGGACCTGGGCGCGCTGGTGGCCACGCTCCAGACGGCGGACGTGGCGCTGGTAGACAAGTCGCTGGACGCGGCCTGGGCGCTGCCCGCGCCGGGCGACTGCGCGGACGTGGAGGCGCTGACGGAGCTGCAGCCCCGGCCTGCGGACCCCGCGAAGCGCGCGGAGCTGGAGACGCTGGAGGGGCAGCTGGCGGAGGTGAAGGCTCGCGTGGACCTGAGCCGGATGCCCAAGGCGCTGGAGCTGGCGAAGGCGGCGGAGGCGCGCGTGCTGGCCACGGGCTACCTGCCGTTGATGGCGGAGCTGAGATTCCACCTGGGCTGGGCGCAGGCGGTGCTGGGCGACAAGGCCGCGGGCGGCGCGGTGCTGGAGCAGGCCGTCTACGACGCGGAGGCTGGCCGGGCGGATCGGCTGGCGGTGTCGGTGATGAACAAGCTGCTCTACGTGGACGGCGAGCAGGAGCAGTTCGCGCTCGCGCAGCGCTGGGGCCGGTTGGGCGAGGCGACGCTGAAGCGCGTGGGCGGCGACGCGGTGCTGGAGAGCGACCTCAAGGTGAACGCGGCCAACCTCGCGCTGATGCAGGACCACCCGGACGACGCGCTGAAGCTGCTGGAGCAGGCGTCGGGGCTGCTGGCGAAGGCGCTGCCGGAGGGCCACCCCAAGCGGGCGCGCGTGGCGTTCACGCTGGGGCGCACGCTGCTGGAAACGGGCAAGAGCGCGCAGGCGGTGACGGTGTTGAAGGACGCGCTCGCCCAGACGGAGAAGGCGATGGGGCCCGTGCACCTGGACACGGCGCGCAGGCATCAGGCGCTGTCCATGGCGCTGCGCGATCAGAAGGACTTCACCGGAGCGCTGGAGCACGCGCGGGTGTCGGTGGCGCTGCACCGCACGCTGCTGGGCGCGCAGAGCGTGAAGCTGGCGGAGGCGCTGGACGAGGAGGGGATGAGCCTGCTCGCGCTCAAGCGCTACCCGGAGGCGCTGCGGGACTACGAGGAGGCGCTGAAGGTGAAGCAGGACAAGCTGGGGCCGGACGACGAGCTGGTCTACTACTCGCTGGACGGAGTGGGGCAGGCGCTGATGGGCCTGGGCCGCACGCGCGACGCGATTGCCCCGCTGAAGCAGGCGCTGTCGTTCAAGGACGCGCAGGAGGACTCGCTGGGCGAGTCCGGCTTCGCGCTGGCGCAGGCGCTGTGGACGGAAGGTGAGAAGGAGGCGGCCCGGGACGCGGCGTCGCAGGCGCTCACGCGCTTCACGTCCGCGGGCCGCACGGCGCAGTCGAAGGACGTGGAGGACTGGCTCTCCGCCCGGCCCGCTCCGGTGGTGAAGGCCGTGCCGGTGTCCGCGACACGCGGCGGCAAGCGTCGGCGATAG